A segment of the Streptomyces sp. P9-A2 genome:
CGAGGAGAACGGCAGCGGGCGGCCGGGGTGCGGGGGCATACGCGGGTGCTCCTTCGGTACGGGACCGGGCGGACGGGACGGCGGGCGGGGCGGACCGGGGCGACGGACGAAGCGCGCGGGACGGGTCGGACGGGCGCCGGACAGGACGGGCGGTACAGACCGGAACGGCGGGCGGAGCCGAGCAGGGCGACGGACGAAGCGCGCGAGACGGGACGACGGGCGAGGCGGACCGGGGCGAAGCGTGCGGGACGGGTCGGACGGGACGACGGGCAGGAGGGACCGGGGCGACGGGCGGACTGGAGCGGAATGGACCAAAGCGAGGCGGGGCGGGCGCGGGGCGGAGCAGACCGGAGCAGAGCAGACTGGACTGGACTGGACCGGGGCAGACCGGAGCGGGGCGGGCGCGCGCCACAGTGGGGGTGGTACGCGCCCGCCCCGGCGTCAGGGGGCGGGGCGGGGGTCAGCGGAGGCGGCCCGCTCCCGCACCGCGCTTGACCAGCGCCGGGACCGCCTGCGCCCGGTCGACGTCGGCGCGCAGGGTGGGTGTCCAGCCGGCGCCGGACCGGAGGGTCTCCGCGGGGATCTCCGCGTTGTGCACGGCGATCAGGTCGACCCGCTTGCCGTTGACGAGGTTGTTCCCGGCGGTGAGCGGGAAGTCGTTCCACCGCTTGAGGATCTTGGCCGGGCTCACGCCCTTCGGCAGGGTGAACGCGTTGTGCTCGGCGACGAGCTGGGACTCCTTGCCGATGCCGAAGCTGTAGCCGTAGCCCGCGTCGGCCACGAAGTGGTTGTTGTAGACGTCGACCTGCCCGAAGCGGACGCGCGGCGCGCGCTCGACCAGTTCCGAGAACAGGTTGTGGTGGAAGGTCGCCTTCAGCTTGCCCCGGTCGCCGACGGCCGTGGACTCGCTGTCGCTGTTGCCGATCAGGATCGTCTTGTCGTGCTCGGTGAAGACGTTCCAGGACGCGGTGACGTAGTCGGCGCCGCGGACGATGTCCAGCTCGCCGTCGTGCTGCTGGTACAGCATCCCGAAGTGGGTGGGGGCCGCGCTGTCGGGGTGCTCGCCGTCGGTGAAGGTGTTGTGGTCCAGCCAGACATGGGTGGCGTTGTACACGACGGCGGTGTCGTACTCGGAGTTCCAGTTGCCCTTGTCGCCGTCGGTCGGGTCCCACTGCGGGAAGCAGTCGAGGGGGCTCTCGAGGGTGAGGTTGCGGACGATGACGTTGTCGACGTCCTTGATCTGCAGGCTGGCGCCCTTGAACCCGGCGTTCTTCCCGATGCCGATGATCGTGGTGTTGGCGGGGACGTTCGCCTTGATGGTGGTGTTCTGATGGGCCGCGGAGACCCTGCGCAGGCCCTCGGGGCTGTCGTCGGGCTCGTCGCTCAGGTCCTGCTCCAGGCCCCAGGTCTCGGGCGCGTACTTCTCCAGGTAGGCGTCGAAGTCGTAGCCGGGGGCGGCGAGCGAGTCGCAGCCGGCGGAGACCGCGTCGATGGTCCCCCGCACCTTGATGATCTTCGGCGCGGTGCCGCCGTCCGCCAGGGCCGCCTTGAACCCGGCCCAGTCGCTGACGGTGTAGACGTGCCCAGGGGCGGCGTCGGCGCCTCCGGTGGTGCCGGTGCCGTGGGAGGCCCAGCCGTCGTTCGCGCCGAGCGTCTGCCGGGCGGGGTCCCGGTGCTTGCCGGGGTGGCCGCCGTGCGCCTGGGCGCCGGTGCCGGTCAGGGCCAGTACGAGGGCGGTGCAGCCGGCCAGCACGGCGGCCTTCACCATGGCATGCGCATGCCATACCTGTCTGTTCGGGGTGCGGGTCATGGTGCGGGTCTCCCTGTGTCTCGTTCCGTCGGTGTCGCGGACTGCCGACCGCGCGCCTCACACGCCTGGCGCGGTGCGAGCGGTGCGCGCCGGCGTGTCGGGCGGGTCAGGTGGGTCAGGTGGGTCAGGTGGGTCAGGTGGTGGCGCCGGCGGCCGGCCAGGTGATCCAGGACTCGGGGATCACGTCGTTCAGCCGGCGCACGTCCCGCGGCGCGAGCACCCGGGTGCGCAGCAGCTCCCGGGCGACCAGCCGCGCCACGGCGATGGCGCCGGGCGGGTTGAAGTGCGTGTTGTCCTGCTCGGTCGCCGTCCAGTTGAAGTACTTCTTCGTCTCCTCGGCCCCGAGCTCCTGCCACAGCGCCAGCGACAGGGCCTGGGTGTCGAGCAGCGCGACCCGCTCCTGCTGCGCCAGCGCCCGCATCGCCGCCGGATAGTCGCCGTGGCTCGGTACGGCGGTACCCCCCGCGTCGAACCTCCGGCGTTCCACGGCGGTGGCCAGCACCGGCCGCGCCCCACGGGCCCTGGCCCCGTCGACGTACAGCCGCAGATACTCCTGGTACGTCGTCCAGGGCTCGGTGTAGCGGGTCGGGTCGGTGGCCTTCTCGTCGTTGTGCGCGAACTGGATCAGCAGGAGGTCGCCGGGCCGGACGGCGGCGAGGATCGTGTCCAGCCGCCCCTCGTCCACGAAGCTCTTCGAACTCCGGCCGTTCACCGCGTGATTGGCGACCTCGAGGCCGGGGCGGAGCAGGAAGGGGAGCGCCGTGCCCCACCCGGTCTCGGGGGCGGCGTCGGCGTACTTCTGGGCCGCGGTGGAGTCCCCGGCGATGTAGAGGGTGCGCGGGCGGGGCCGCCCGGGGG
Coding sequences within it:
- a CDS encoding pectate lyase family protein: MTRTPNRQVWHAHAMVKAAVLAGCTALVLALTGTGAQAHGGHPGKHRDPARQTLGANDGWASHGTGTTGGADAAPGHVYTVSDWAGFKAALADGGTAPKIIKVRGTIDAVSAGCDSLAAPGYDFDAYLEKYAPETWGLEQDLSDEPDDSPEGLRRVSAAHQNTTIKANVPANTTIIGIGKNAGFKGASLQIKDVDNVIVRNLTLESPLDCFPQWDPTDGDKGNWNSEYDTAVVYNATHVWLDHNTFTDGEHPDSAAPTHFGMLYQQHDGELDIVRGADYVTASWNVFTEHDKTILIGNSDSESTAVGDRGKLKATFHHNLFSELVERAPRVRFGQVDVYNNHFVADAGYGYSFGIGKESQLVAEHNAFTLPKGVSPAKILKRWNDFPLTAGNNLVNGKRVDLIAVHNAEIPAETLRSGAGWTPTLRADVDRAQAVPALVKRGAGAGRLR
- a CDS encoding rhamnogalacturonan acetylesterase, with protein sequence MSLTRRQVSAAGLGLPLALAVTGTAQAAPGRPRPRTLYIAGDSTAAQKYADAAPETGWGTALPFLLRPGLEVANHAVNGRSSKSFVDEGRLDTILAAVRPGDLLLIQFAHNDEKATDPTRYTEPWTTYQEYLRLYVDGARARGARPVLATAVERRRFDAGGTAVPSHGDYPAAMRALAQQERVALLDTQALSLALWQELGAEETKKYFNWTATEQDNTHFNPPGAIAVARLVARELLRTRVLAPRDVRRLNDVIPESWITWPAAGATT